A genomic region of Lachnoclostridium edouardi contains the following coding sequences:
- the ppdK gene encoding pyruvate, phosphate dikinase yields the protein MAKWVYLFKEGKADMRNLLGGKGANLAEMTNLGLPIPQGFTVTTEACTDYYTSGKKITDEIQGQIFDALAELEKIQGKKFGDTEDPLLVSVRSGARASMPGMMDTILNLGLNDVAVEGFAKKTGNPRFAYDSYRRFIQMFSDVVMEMSKTFFEGILDEIKESKGAKFDTDLTADDLKEVIARYKAIYKEKMGADFPQDPKVQLMEAVKAVFRSWDNPRAIVYRRMNDIPGDWGTAVNVQAMVFGNMGETSGTGVAFTRNPSTGENGIYGEYLINAQGEDVVAGIRTPQPITRLEQDMPECYKEFMEIAHRLENHYRDMQDMEFTIQEGKLYFLQTRNGKRTAPAAIKIACDLVDEGKITPEEAVCRIEAKSLDQLLHPTFDVAALKAGEVIGSALPASPGAAAGKVYFTADEAKAAHEAGERVVLVRLETSPEDIEGMHAAEGILTVRGGMTSHAAVVARGMGTACVSGCGDIKMNEEEKYFELGGHKIVEGDYISLDGSTGKIYLGDIKTVEASVSGDFGRIMGWADQFRKLQVRTNADTPADTLNAVKLGAEGIGLCRTEHMFFEPDRIPKIRKMILSDTVEAREEALNELIPFQKGDFKAMYKALEGKPMTVRYLDPPLHEFVPTSEEDIAALAADMGLTVADVKAKCDELHEFNPMMGHRGCRLAVTYPEIAKMQTRAVMEAAIEVKEECGYDIVPEIMIPLVGERKELKYVKDVVVEVAEQVKKEKGSDMEYHIGTMIEIPRAALTADQIAEEAEFFSFGTNDLTQMTFGFSRDDAGKFLDSYYKAKIYESDPFARLDQVGVGQLVKMAAEKGRATRPNIKLGICGEHGGDPSSVEFCHKVGLTYVSCSPFRVPIARLAAAQAALNNK from the coding sequence ATGGCAAAATGGGTTTATTTGTTCAAAGAGGGCAAAGCCGACATGAGAAACCTGTTAGGCGGTAAGGGCGCTAACTTAGCAGAGATGACTAACTTAGGCTTACCGATTCCACAGGGATTTACTGTAACCACAGAAGCTTGTACAGATTACTATACAAGCGGCAAGAAGATTACTGATGAGATTCAGGGACAGATTTTCGATGCTTTGGCTGAACTGGAGAAAATCCAGGGCAAGAAATTCGGCGACACAGAAGATCCGTTACTGGTATCTGTTCGTTCCGGAGCAAGAGCCTCTATGCCAGGTATGATGGATACCATCTTAAACCTTGGTTTAAACGACGTTGCCGTTGAAGGTTTTGCTAAGAAAACCGGCAACCCAAGATTCGCATACGATTCTTACAGAAGATTTATCCAGATGTTCTCAGACGTAGTTATGGAAATGTCCAAAACTTTCTTTGAGGGAATCTTAGATGAAATCAAAGAATCTAAAGGCGCTAAATTTGATACAGATTTAACTGCTGATGATTTAAAAGAAGTAATTGCAAGATACAAAGCAATTTACAAAGAGAAAATGGGCGCAGATTTCCCACAGGATCCAAAGGTTCAGCTGATGGAAGCTGTAAAAGCTGTATTCCGTTCCTGGGACAACCCACGTGCAATCGTATACCGCCGTATGAACGATATTCCAGGCGACTGGGGTACAGCTGTTAACGTACAGGCAATGGTATTCGGAAACATGGGCGAGACATCTGGTACAGGCGTTGCATTTACACGTAACCCATCTACAGGTGAAAACGGCATCTACGGCGAGTACCTGATCAATGCTCAGGGCGAGGACGTTGTTGCCGGTATTCGTACACCACAGCCAATTACCAGACTGGAGCAGGATATGCCAGAGTGCTATAAAGAGTTCATGGAGATTGCTCACAGACTGGAAAACCATTACAGAGATATGCAGGATATGGAGTTTACAATTCAGGAAGGAAAATTATATTTCCTGCAGACACGTAATGGTAAGAGAACAGCTCCAGCTGCTATTAAGATCGCTTGTGATTTAGTAGATGAAGGCAAGATCACTCCAGAAGAGGCAGTTTGCCGTATTGAAGCTAAATCCTTAGATCAGCTGCTTCACCCAACATTTGATGTAGCTGCATTAAAGGCTGGCGAAGTAATCGGTTCTGCTCTTCCAGCATCCCCAGGCGCTGCTGCCGGTAAAGTATACTTTACTGCAGATGAGGCTAAGGCTGCTCACGAGGCAGGAGAGAGAGTTGTTCTGGTTCGTCTTGAGACATCTCCAGAGGATATTGAAGGTATGCACGCTGCAGAAGGAATTCTGACAGTTCGCGGCGGCATGACATCTCACGCAGCAGTAGTTGCACGTGGTATGGGTACAGCTTGTGTATCCGGTTGCGGAGACATTAAGATGAATGAAGAAGAGAAATACTTCGAGCTTGGCGGACACAAGATTGTTGAAGGCGATTACATCTCCTTAGACGGCTCCACAGGTAAGATTTATTTAGGCGATATTAAGACTGTAGAAGCATCTGTAAGCGGTGACTTTGGACGTATTATGGGTTGGGCTGACCAGTTCCGTAAACTTCAGGTTCGTACAAATGCAGATACACCTGCAGATACTTTAAACGCTGTTAAATTAGGCGCTGAAGGTATTGGTCTGTGCCGTACAGAGCATATGTTCTTTGAACCAGACAGAATTCCTAAGATCCGTAAGATGATCCTTTCCGATACAGTAGAAGCAAGAGAAGAAGCTCTCAATGAGTTAATCCCATTCCAGAAGGGCGACTTCAAAGCTATGTATAAAGCTCTGGAAGGCAAGCCAATGACAGTTCGTTACCTGGATCCACCTCTCCATGAGTTCGTACCTACAAGTGAGGAAGATATCGCAGCTCTGGCAGCAGACATGGGTCTGACAGTAGCTGACGTAAAAGCTAAATGCGACGAATTACACGAGTTCAACCCAATGATGGGACATCGTGGATGCCGTCTGGCTGTTACTTACCCAGAGATCGCTAAGATGCAGACAAGAGCCGTTATGGAAGCTGCTATTGAAGTGAAGGAAGAGTGCGGCTATGACATCGTTCCAGAGATTATGATTCCTCTGGTAGGCGAGAGAAAAGAGCTGAAATATGTAAAAGACGTTGTAGTAGAAGTTGCAGAGCAGGTTAAGAAGGAAAAAGGTTCTGATATGGAATACCACATCGGTACTATGATCGAGATTCCTCGTGCAGCTTTAACAGCTGACCAGATTGCAGAAGAAGCAGAATTCTTCTCATTTGGTACAAACGACTTAACACAGATGACATTTGGCTTCTCTCGTGATGACGCTGGTAAGTTCTTAGATTCTTACTACAAAGCAAAAATTTACGAGTCTGATCCATTTGCAAGACTTGACCAGGTTGGTGTTGGCCAGTTAGTTAAGATGGCAGCAGAAAAAGGACGCGCTACAAGACCAAACATTAAGTTAGGTATCTGCGGCGAGCACGGCGGAGATCCATCTTCCGTAGAATTCTGCCACAAAGTAGGTCTGACATATGTATCCTGCTCACCATTCCGTGTGCCGATCGCACGTCTGGCAGCAGCACAGGCAGCTCTTAACAACAAATAA
- the pfkB gene encoding 1-phosphofructokinase translates to MIYTVTCNPSLDYIVSVDEFKLGLTNRTSEEGLLPGGKGINVSTVLMNMGIESTALGFVAGFTGNEIVRRLENMGVKNGFIYLENGFSRINVKLKSIDGTEINGQGPEISQEKVQILMEQLKTLGQGDVLFLSGSIPASMPDNIYQKIMESLEGKGVLIAVDATQELLLKVLSYHPFLIKPNNHELGEIFGVSLTTRKDVVPYGKKLQEMGARNVLVSMAGEGAVLIAEDGRIIEAPAPKGTLVNGVGAGDSMVAGFMAGWMEKQDYEHAFYMGVSAGSASAFSPNLATKEEIEAVYRQILQTKWQEAK, encoded by the coding sequence ATGATATATACAGTAACATGTAATCCATCTTTAGATTATATTGTGTCTGTAGATGAGTTTAAGCTGGGACTTACAAACCGCACCAGCGAGGAGGGACTGCTGCCTGGAGGAAAGGGCATTAATGTGTCAACAGTTCTTATGAATATGGGAATTGAAAGCACAGCTTTAGGATTTGTAGCAGGATTCACTGGCAATGAAATTGTCAGGCGCCTGGAGAACATGGGAGTAAAAAATGGTTTTATTTATCTGGAAAACGGATTTTCCAGAATTAATGTAAAACTAAAGTCTATTGACGGAACGGAAATTAACGGTCAGGGGCCGGAGATCAGTCAGGAAAAGGTACAAATTTTAATGGAACAGCTGAAAACCTTAGGACAGGGAGACGTGCTTTTCTTGTCAGGCAGCATTCCGGCTTCCATGCCAGATAATATTTACCAGAAAATAATGGAAAGCCTGGAGGGAAAAGGTGTTTTAATTGCAGTGGACGCTACTCAGGAGTTATTGTTAAAAGTACTTTCCTATCATCCATTTTTAATTAAACCTAATAATCACGAGCTGGGAGAAATATTCGGCGTAAGTTTAACCACCAGAAAAGATGTAGTTCCATACGGAAAGAAGCTTCAGGAAATGGGAGCCAGAAACGTACTGGTATCCATGGCAGGAGAGGGAGCTGTATTAATTGCAGAAGACGGCAGAATAATAGAAGCTCCGGCGCCAAAAGGAACCTTAGTAAACGGAGTTGGAGCCGGGGATTCTATGGTGGCAGGATTTATGGCGGGCTGGATGGAAAAACAGGATTATGAGCATGCTTTTTACATGGGAGTATCTGCAGGAAGCGCCAGCGCATTTTCCCCAAATCTGGCTACGAAGGAAGAAATTGAAGCTGTTTACAGACAAATTTTACAAACCAAATGGCAGGAGGCAAAATAA
- a CDS encoding PTS fructose transporter subunit IIABC, which produces MRITDLLDINSISLDAAPKSKNETLDQAVALMVKSGRINNEEEYRKTVYAREEESTTGIGEGIAIPHGKGDSVNKPGLAAMVIKDGVDFDSLDGEPVTLLFLIAAPNTKDNVHLDVLSKLSMMLMDEEFVENLRQAKTPEEFLAIIDKADDEKKSVDERLADMGQAEENQVKLLAVTSCPTGIAHTYMAAEGLEKAAKAKNCFIKVETRGSGGAKNVLTDKEIADADCIIVAADAQVPMDRFDGKKVIERQVSDGINKADELVDLAISGNVPVYHSANASAATASAGKAGGSIGHQIYTQLMNGVSHMLPFVVGGGILIAIAFLIDGLLVDMNALDAAERVNFGTITPVAAMFKNIGGVAFGLMLPVLAGFIAMAIGDRPALAVGFVGGMMAAGGTSGFLGALAAGFTAGYIIKALRKVCDGLPEAIEKIAPVLIFPVAGILAMGLVMTFIVEPIMGGINTALNNGLTTMGGSSKMILGMILGGMMAIDMGGPFNKAAYVFGTAAIASGNYDIMASVMIGGMVPPCAIALATLLFKNKFTKEERESGPTNFIMGLAFITEGAIPFAAADPLHVLPSCIIGSGLAGALSMVFGCTLMAPHGGIFVVPVMGNAVMYLVALVAGTVVSAFLLGILKKKVD; this is translated from the coding sequence ATGAGAATTACAGATTTACTTGATATAAATAGTATTTCCTTGGATGCAGCGCCTAAAAGCAAAAATGAGACATTAGATCAGGCGGTAGCTCTAATGGTAAAAAGCGGCAGAATTAACAATGAGGAAGAGTACAGAAAAACTGTATATGCAAGAGAGGAAGAGAGCACTACAGGTATTGGAGAAGGAATTGCAATTCCTCACGGAAAAGGAGATTCTGTAAATAAACCAGGTTTAGCGGCTATGGTTATTAAGGATGGAGTAGACTTTGATTCTCTGGACGGGGAGCCGGTAACTTTACTGTTCTTAATTGCAGCGCCTAACACAAAGGACAATGTACATCTGGATGTACTAAGCAAATTATCTATGATGCTCATGGATGAGGAGTTTGTGGAGAATCTGCGCCAGGCAAAAACACCGGAAGAATTTTTGGCGATTATTGATAAGGCTGATGATGAGAAAAAAAGCGTAGATGAAAGATTGGCAGATATGGGTCAGGCAGAAGAAAATCAGGTTAAGCTTTTAGCCGTAACCTCCTGCCCAACAGGAATCGCTCACACTTATATGGCGGCAGAGGGATTGGAAAAAGCAGCCAAAGCTAAAAATTGTTTTATTAAGGTGGAAACAAGAGGCTCAGGCGGAGCGAAAAATGTGCTGACAGATAAGGAAATTGCAGATGCAGACTGTATTATTGTAGCAGCGGACGCTCAGGTCCCTATGGACCGTTTTGACGGAAAAAAGGTGATTGAGCGCCAGGTATCTGACGGAATTAATAAGGCAGATGAGCTGGTGGACCTGGCAATATCAGGAAATGTGCCTGTTTACCACAGCGCCAATGCATCAGCGGCCACAGCTTCAGCAGGAAAAGCCGGCGGCAGTATTGGACATCAGATTTATACACAGCTTATGAACGGCGTTTCTCACATGCTTCCTTTTGTAGTAGGCGGAGGAATTCTGATTGCCATTGCATTTTTAATTGACGGTCTTTTAGTAGATATGAATGCCTTAGACGCAGCGGAGCGTGTAAATTTCGGTACAATTACCCCGGTTGCCGCAATGTTTAAAAATATTGGCGGAGTGGCCTTTGGCCTTATGCTGCCGGTGCTGGCAGGATTTATTGCTATGGCCATTGGAGACAGACCGGCTTTAGCCGTAGGTTTTGTAGGCGGAATGATGGCTGCAGGAGGCACGTCAGGATTTTTGGGAGCCTTAGCTGCAGGCTTTACGGCAGGATATATTATTAAGGCTTTAAGAAAGGTGTGCGACGGCCTTCCAGAGGCAATTGAAAAGATTGCTCCTGTACTGATTTTCCCGGTGGCAGGAATTTTAGCTATGGGATTAGTTATGACATTTATTGTTGAGCCAATAATGGGAGGAATCAACACAGCCTTAAATAATGGCTTGACTACTATGGGCGGCTCCAGTAAAATGATTTTAGGAATGATTTTAGGCGGAATGATGGCCATTGATATGGGTGGTCCTTTCAACAAAGCGGCCTATGTTTTTGGAACAGCTGCCATTGCTTCTGGAAATTATGATATTATGGCATCTGTAATGATTGGCGGTATGGTTCCTCCATGTGCCATTGCCCTTGCAACCCTGCTGTTTAAAAACAAGTTTACAAAAGAGGAAAGGGAATCAGGCCCTACAAACTTTATTATGGGTCTGGCGTTTATTACAGAAGGAGCAATTCCATTTGCAGCTGCAGACCCCCTTCACGTACTTCCGTCCTGTATTATTGGCTCTGGACTGGCAGGCGCTTTATCCATGGTATTTGGCTGTACATTGATGGCGCCTCACGGAGGAATCTTTGTAGTGCCTGTAATGGGAAATGCTGTGATGTATCTTGTTGCACTGGTGGCAGGAACAGTTGTATCAGCCTTCCTTTTAGGAATCTTAAAAAAGAAAGTAGATTAG
- a CDS encoding DeoR/GlpR family DNA-binding transcription regulator, translating to MLTKQRHEMILKLLEEKGSITVTEIRDLLKASESTVRRDITALDKEGRLVKVFGGAIANKQSVTSHEYTVAQKEDFSREEKEKIGKFAASFIEPEDFIYLDAGTTTAYMLNYIEEKSATYVTNAVVHAQRLVAKGMKVLLIGGELKASTEAVIGSQAVQTIKNYHFTKGFFGVNGVTKQSGFTTPDASEAAVKQVAVEQCRKSFILCDYSKFDEISSVTFASFYEGEIITDRRISGYEDCKNIIIAR from the coding sequence ATGTTGACAAAGCAGCGGCATGAAATGATTTTAAAGCTTCTGGAAGAGAAGGGGAGCATCACTGTAACAGAAATTAGGGATCTGCTGAAGGCCTCAGAATCCACAGTGCGCAGAGATATTACGGCTTTGGATAAGGAAGGCAGGCTGGTAAAGGTTTTTGGAGGCGCCATAGCCAATAAGCAAAGCGTAACCTCCCATGAATATACAGTTGCCCAGAAAGAGGATTTCAGCAGAGAAGAAAAAGAGAAAATCGGAAAGTTTGCAGCCTCGTTTATTGAGCCGGAGGATTTTATCTACCTGGATGCAGGAACCACAACAGCTTATATGCTGAATTATATAGAAGAAAAAAGCGCTACCTACGTAACTAACGCTGTAGTTCACGCTCAAAGGCTGGTGGCAAAGGGGATGAAGGTGCTTTTAATCGGCGGAGAGCTGAAAGCCTCCACAGAAGCCGTAATCGGCAGTCAGGCTGTACAGACAATCAAAAACTATCATTTTACAAAAGGTTTTTTTGGAGTAAACGGGGTGACTAAGCAAAGCGGATTTACTACTCCGGATGCCAGTGAGGCGGCTGTGAAGCAGGTAGCTGTGGAGCAGTGCAGAAAAAGCTTTATACTGTGCGATTATTCCAAATTTGATGAAATCAGTTCTGTTACCTTTGCTTCATTTTATGAGGGGGAAATCATTACAGACCGCAGAATCTCCGGATATGAAGATTGCAAAAATATTATAATTGCCCGCTGA
- a CDS encoding MurR/RpiR family transcriptional regulator: MFFTKLKSLYPTLTYSETKIADYILANKDDTFDMTSQELAGLLGISQSTAIRFSQKMGYKSFKNMILDLSRSGEENDIQEIQLKDSTAATNEKIKNHFSSLINIAYDTNSPALIDQAVQAIYNASTVFCFGYLATSSMAVYMSWTLTELGIMSVFDDNPFALMTRLKSCPKNSLLIIFSKSGETQAAVTVAKAAKATGVFTLGITNMAKNSLQPYLDIWLKTMYSPAKTRFLSYTELSSQLYLIDVLILNLYKKDFSKFKHAVTQYQEITKPK, from the coding sequence ATGTTTTTCACTAAATTGAAATCTCTTTATCCTACACTGACTTATTCTGAAACTAAAATCGCAGATTATATTCTGGCAAATAAAGATGATACATTTGATATGACTTCTCAGGAACTGGCCGGACTTTTAGGCATCAGCCAGTCTACAGCCATTCGTTTTTCCCAAAAAATGGGATATAAAAGCTTTAAGAATATGATATTAGATCTTTCCCGCTCAGGGGAAGAAAATGATATTCAGGAAATCCAGCTGAAGGATTCTACAGCTGCTACTAATGAGAAAATTAAAAATCATTTTTCCAGCTTAATTAATATTGCTTATGATACAAATTCCCCAGCCTTAATCGACCAGGCAGTACAGGCGATTTACAATGCATCCACTGTATTTTGTTTCGGCTATTTAGCCACCAGCTCCATGGCTGTTTATATGAGCTGGACATTAACAGAGCTGGGAATTATGAGCGTTTTTGACGACAACCCTTTTGCTCTTATGACCAGGTTAAAGTCCTGCCCCAAAAACAGTCTTTTAATTATATTTTCTAAATCCGGCGAGACCCAGGCTGCAGTGACTGTAGCTAAAGCTGCAAAGGCAACAGGCGTCTTTACCTTAGGCATCACTAATATGGCAAAAAATTCCCTTCAGCCTTATTTAGATATTTGGTTAAAAACTATGTACTCTCCGGCCAAAACCAGGTTCCTGTCTTACACGGAATTAAGCTCCCAACTTTATTTAATTGATGTTTTAATTCTCAATTTATACAAAAAAGACTTTTCCAAGTTTAAACATGCTGTTACTCAGTATCAGGAAATTACCAAACCAAAGTAA
- a CDS encoding class II fructose-bisphosphate aldolase, giving the protein MGIVTSKEIYERCLNENWAVGGFIGYDMEIMQAAAEAAIKEKAPIMIQASCRVIDYAGVEFLRRMADAVVEKYGVDLILHLDHGDTVERCKLCIDHGFTSVMLDCINDSFEENVRKTKEVAEYAHSRGAVVEGEICHPVEGPKLYETDVEEAVLYAELTGCDSLSVCCGNAHDMNPDYPKTLDVEKIKEIHRVLPHMPLVLHATSIFQEDFVSRANQYGACMKQPLNFSKEELQSSYPYGVCKINSALDIKILYTTAIREYMIKNPQNMDPRKYLSYAKNEIAQYIKYKHREIFRDSERM; this is encoded by the coding sequence ATGGGTATTGTGACTTCAAAAGAAATTTACGAAAGATGTTTAAATGAAAATTGGGCGGTAGGCGGCTTTATAGGCTATGATATGGAGATTATGCAAGCAGCTGCAGAGGCGGCCATTAAGGAGAAGGCTCCTATTATGATACAGGCCTCCTGCCGAGTTATTGATTATGCGGGAGTGGAATTTTTGCGGAGAATGGCGGATGCAGTAGTGGAGAAATACGGCGTGGATTTAATTCTTCATCTGGACCACGGGGATACGGTGGAGCGCTGCAAGCTTTGTATTGACCACGGTTTTACCTCAGTTATGCTGGACTGCATTAATGATTCTTTTGAGGAAAATGTAAGAAAAACAAAAGAAGTAGCAGAATACGCACACAGCAGGGGAGCAGTGGTGGAAGGGGAAATTTGCCACCCTGTAGAAGGGCCTAAGTTGTACGAAACAGATGTGGAGGAGGCTGTTTTATATGCAGAATTAACAGGCTGTGATTCTTTGTCAGTTTGCTGCGGCAATGCCCATGATATGAACCCTGATTACCCAAAAACGTTAGATGTTGAAAAAATAAAAGAGATACATAGAGTACTTCCGCATATGCCTTTGGTACTTCACGCTACATCCATTTTTCAGGAGGATTTTGTTTCCAGGGCCAACCAATACGGAGCGTGTATGAAGCAGCCTTTAAATTTCAGCAAGGAAGAGCTTCAGAGCAGTTATCCATACGGAGTATGTAAAATTAATTCTGCTTTAGACATTAAGATTCTTTATACTACTGCAATTCGTGAATATATGATAAAAAATCCTCAAAATATGGACCCCAGAAAATATTTAAGCTATGCAAAAAATGAGATCGCCCAGTATATTAAGTATAAACACAGAGAAATTTTCAGGGACAGCGAAAGAATGTAA
- a CDS encoding PTS sugar transporter subunit IIA — translation MIHVIIVTHGNLGTELLKSAEMIAGEIKGIDSVSLLKEDNPLSFEEKVIQVIGKEEDQLLFLADIFGGTPYNTAVSLLKKWDAWIVTGVNLPMVLEAATTIEDVEKAKDMAENLLKAWSGRIVSRETLEVKPEEKNNWEEEDL, via the coding sequence ATGATACATGTAATTATAGTAACTCACGGAAATTTAGGAACAGAGCTTTTAAAGTCGGCAGAAATGATTGCAGGAGAAATAAAAGGGATAGACAGTGTCAGCCTGCTAAAAGAGGATAATCCCCTTAGCTTTGAGGAAAAGGTGATTCAGGTGATAGGAAAAGAGGAGGATCAGCTGCTGTTTTTGGCAGATATTTTTGGGGGAACTCCTTATAATACGGCAGTTTCTCTTTTAAAGAAATGGGACGCCTGGATTGTCACAGGAGTGAATCTGCCTATGGTTTTGGAAGCTGCCACTACAATAGAGGACGTGGAAAAAGCCAAAGATATGGCAGAAAATTTGCTGAAGGCGTGGTCTGGGAGGATAGTAAGCAGAGAAACTTTGGAAGTAAAGCCGGAAGAAAAAAATAATTGGGAGGAAGAGGATTTATAA
- the hxlA gene encoding 3-hexulose-6-phosphate synthase — protein MKLQITLDILELDQALEYLDEIAPYADIVEVGTPLSLMYGIEAVRKVKEKYPELVVLDDIKLCDGGKRSSHACLSKGADMITVLGISDKATIQAGIEEANKLGKRTVVDMIHAENLEEKIKQADDLGAHVIGVHVGIDSQAHGENPLAALKIAKASVKRAEISVAGGLKDDRYLDQILEYKPDILVVGNGIRKAENPADTARRIKERMKAAEQFGYKEG, from the coding sequence ATGAAACTTCAGATTACTTTGGATATTCTGGAATTAGACCAGGCTTTAGAATATTTAGATGAAATTGCTCCCTATGCAGATATTGTGGAGGTGGGAACGCCTTTAAGTTTAATGTATGGAATAGAGGCTGTAAGGAAAGTGAAGGAAAAATATCCGGAGCTGGTGGTTTTAGACGACATAAAATTATGCGACGGCGGAAAACGTTCTTCTCATGCTTGTCTCAGCAAAGGGGCGGATATGATTACTGTGCTGGGAATCAGCGATAAGGCGACGATTCAGGCAGGGATTGAGGAGGCTAATAAGCTGGGGAAAAGAACAGTTGTAGATATGATTCACGCAGAGAATCTGGAAGAGAAAATCAAACAGGCAGATGACTTGGGAGCTCATGTAATTGGAGTGCATGTAGGAATTGACAGCCAGGCTCACGGAGAAAATCCTTTAGCGGCTTTAAAAATAGCAAAGGCAAGTGTGAAAAGGGCTGAAATTTCTGTGGCAGGAGGACTAAAGGACGATAGGTATTTAGACCAGATATTAGAGTATAAACCAGATATTTTGGTGGTAGGAAACGGTATTAGAAAGGCAGAAAATCCTGCTGATACAGCCAGAAGAATAAAAGAGCGGATGAAGGCTGCAGAGCAGTTTGGTTATAAGGAAGGCTGA
- the hxlB gene encoding 6-phospho-3-hexuloisomerase — protein MDGKEYRQQMIKELSITLTGLDDGQVEQAVDHILQAKRIFFAGAGRAGLMMKGFAMRLMHMGFLCHVAGDATTPSIQRGDLLIVASGKAETVTSSYFVDVAKEARARTLVITANPQGTVARKADSLLVLTAPKFRGDPDPDRFSVQPMGNRFEQSALLAADYIVKLIKEKIKLDIQVMYKNHSTLE, from the coding sequence ATGGATGGGAAGGAGTACAGGCAGCAGATGATAAAAGAGCTGTCTATTACTTTAACAGGTTTGGATGATGGGCAGGTAGAACAAGCGGTAGACCATATTCTCCAGGCTAAAAGGATTTTTTTTGCAGGAGCAGGCAGGGCAGGACTGATGATGAAAGGGTTTGCCATGAGGCTTATGCATATGGGATTTTTGTGCCATGTGGCTGGGGACGCCACCACGCCCAGTATTCAGAGAGGAGATCTTTTAATTGTGGCTTCAGGAAAGGCGGAAACCGTTACCAGCAGCTATTTTGTAGACGTAGCTAAGGAGGCGAGGGCCAGAACACTTGTGATTACGGCAAATCCTCAGGGCACGGTGGCCAGAAAGGCAGACAGCCTTTTAGTTTTAACAGCTCCTAAATTCCGGGGCGATCCGGACCCGGACAGATTTTCTGTACAGCCAATGGGAAACCGTTTTGAACAAAGCGCCTTGCTGGCGGCAGATTATATAGTGAAGCTGATTAAAGAAAAAATCAAATTAGATATTCAAGTAATGTACAAAAATCATTCTACATTGGAGTAA
- a CDS encoding PTS sugar transporter subunit IIB, with amino-acid sequence MIIHYRVDERVIHGQTTTKLTKETTLHGIIVVDDKIAADPFMTQLYKTTLPESIKVYCFNTEKALRKLPEADASQKNYLVIFKYPTTAAKLVREGYDLSSQLNIGPQSVREGCTFIMPMIGLLPEEIKALNEMEGAGIKIILNPQFMTPNYTWKEAKTKVNLK; translated from the coding sequence ATGATTATTCATTACAGGGTAGATGAAAGAGTTATCCATGGACAGACTACTACAAAGCTTACAAAGGAAACTACGCTTCACGGAATTATTGTAGTGGATGATAAAATTGCGGCAGATCCTTTTATGACTCAGCTGTATAAAACAACTCTTCCTGAATCCATTAAGGTTTACTGCTTTAATACTGAAAAGGCGCTGAGAAAACTGCCGGAGGCAGATGCTTCTCAGAAAAACTATCTGGTGATTTTTAAATATCCCACCACTGCGGCAAAGCTGGTGAGGGAAGGGTATGATTTATCCTCCCAGTTAAATATTGGCCCTCAAAGCGTGAGAGAGGGCTGTACATTTATTATGCCTATGATAGGTTTGCTGCCGGAGGAAATTAAGGCCTTAAATGAAATGGAAGGAGCAGGGATAAAAATTATTTTGAATCCCCAGTTTATGACGCCTAATTATACCTGGAAGGAAGCAAAAACAAAAGTCAATTTGAAATAA